The following proteins are co-located in the Oenanthe melanoleuca isolate GR-GAL-2019-014 chromosome 4, OMel1.0, whole genome shotgun sequence genome:
- the FABP2 gene encoding fatty acid-binding protein, intestinal, whose amino-acid sequence MAFNGTWKVERSENYEKFMEALGVGMMKRKLGAHDNLKITIQQNGDKFSVKEASNFRNIDIEFTLGVSFDYSLADGTETSGVWTLEGNKLVGAFTRKDNGKVLKATREIVGDELVQTYVYEGVECKRFFKRA is encoded by the exons atggCATTCAACGGCACTTGGAAAGTCGAGAGAAGTGAGAACTATGAGAAGTTCATGGAGGCACTGG GTGTTGGCATGATGAAAAGAAAGCTGGGAGCCCATGATAATCTGAAGATCACCATCCAACAAAATGGGGACAAATTTAGTGTCAAAGAAGCCAGCAACTTCCGAAACATAGACATTGAATTTACTCTGGGAGTCAGCTTTGATTACAGCCTGGCTGACGGGACTGAAACTTCT GGTGTTTGGACCCTGGAAGGAAATAAACTTGTGGGGGCATTCACCAGAAAAGACAATGGAAAAGTACTTAAAGCAACCAGAGAAATTGTGGGTGATGAACTTGTTCAG accTACGTGTATGAAGGAGTTGAGTGCAAGAGATTCTTCAAAAGGGCCTAA